acacacacacacacacacacacctgagaATCCCAATTTTCCTTTTCAACTCAACTAGTTTCTTTTTTCTATAGCACTTATAGTCTAAAATAATTCTAAACTTAcatatctattttatttattctttattttttttgtctcccTGTCAGAGTGCAAGTTCTAGAACTACAGCCATTAAAAAATCTATGAACCATCTATAAACTAAATTAAAAgtcaaacaactaaaaaaaattgcaaaaaaaatgaaaaaggttaATAGTATATACAGAACTCAAAAAAGTTGATGAGGCAATCACTATATATATAACGGACAAAAATATCAACAATCAACAATTCATTCAACAGAAAATACAAACGcctaagttttggtaatggatggtggcagtAGTGgcaaaatattgtaaatgtaGTTAACCCAATGAATTGTATACCTGAAAGTggataaagtgggaaattttaggtttcatATATGAtaccagaataaacattttttcaaaaatgcaaatggTTAAGTGTGAAATAGCTTGATGTAACTAGGAATCAAAGGATTGCAGCCTTAAAAAATAACATAGGAATGCTTTCTCCTATCAATGTagagataaatttttaaagtaatatccCTGATCTGTAAGATGGCATCCTCTTAAACACATATTTTGAGaatacactttggaaaacaatttggaaaaatatattgaaaacatCAAACTGCATAGATAATTTaccttataattttctttctaataATCTGTTCTacagaaatattctaaaattaaatgaacatttaaaGGCAAAGATTTTTGTTGCATTATTTTAAGAATTGAAATTAGCCTAAATACAtaaggagaatgaaaaaaaaataaaattcactattATGCAGcttcaaaaataattatgaagaggtttaattttatgaaaaaaaaacccCTATGTAAGCaggataataaattataaatgctGTGTGAtctcaatatataaagaaaaatgattagaACCAAAAGACAACAATAAATATGCCAAGTTTTTACCCGAATTTATGTCTACTTGGTAAAATTGCCAGTAATTTTTTGGTATCCCTTAACTTTTCTGAATCTTCCAGATTTTtgcaatgaacatttattattttgatcaacaacaaaaaaactgatAATTTTTCATTACAACAGTGATACCTGGCACACAGGGTGTTTCAAGGATTGAACAAAATAACTTACATGTAAAACTTTGTCAGAGTGTCAAGCATGAAATGACATCATAGTTTACCTTCCCTGCAAAGTCAAGATGCAgggtaaatattttcaaatttaagaaCTCAGACTCTGCTCTCAGAGAGATCTGAATTCAGATTACCATTTATTAGATGGGACACCTTGAATAAATTAAgtaattaatttctttaaactTCAATGACATcacctgtaaaataaaaataataatatttactttaCTGGGTTATTATGGAATGAAATAAGATTATtcaaaaaaattacacatttcaGTGCCCAGCATATAATAAACTTTCAATAAATACTAACTTTAACATTTGATGGCAAAGTCAAATGTCCCTACAAGAACGAATAGACTTGTGGAtcaatataataaattttaaaataaggacaCAAAATAAGTTTTCCATTAATCAGAAAAAGAGGCTCAAGATTTGCATGACAAATGGACAGTGTGTCAACAGAGTGGAATCCTGGCTCCAGTGAGAAAAGGAGTAACAGATATTTAAAATGAACTCATGGAAGGAGAGGTCCTTGGGGTAAGGGCCCTGGAGCTGAGTGAGTCTCAGCAAAGGTCCTCTTTAGGGAAGCTGGCTCTGTCCCAGAGATAATTTCACCAGGGACAAGAAGAAAATACAAGCTTTCATTCATATCACTGCATGTGTGGGGGATGAAGGGGGTGGGCAGTATGGCATCCAAAAAAGAGCCTTTAACTGtcatgcaaaaagaaaaagaaaaacatttcctcAAAGGCACTCATAGTGAAAGCTCCAGGGACAGAATTCTGAGACCCAGGGGACATAAAGCGCAGGAGAAAGCTCATCTGCCATCACTGTTCCCCTCTCCCAGTCAGTACTGCTATCAACTCCTTCAACTGTCCTTCATAAACATGGGACAGAGGAAAACATgtgttccattttgcatttagcaAGATGAGTTTGAAAAAGTACCTTTCCATCTTACAGTCTCTGGCTGAAAAAAGACTTAGTTTCAAATTTTGTCAGTTTGAAAggcaaatgaaaaattataagaTAAAGACTTACATTGTTTTCACTTAATCATATTTACTATTGCCACAACTTTTATGAACTTTATTACAAATTACAGCAttatccttaaaataaaattttctgaagAAAAGTAAAATCCAAAATTCAAAggaatgttattttccttttggttccttttagggaagaaaaCTAGACTGGGGCTAAGATAAAACTCCTTCCAAATAAGAGAGGAGTAACAATGCAAATTCTCTCCAGAAGCTGATGATTATCTTTCCTCACAACACTGCATTCAATTTTCTAAACTTCACTTCTAATCCCAGCCCTGGGGTTATGAAACGGTGCAGGTCACCAAAAGTAAACTACAGCCTTCAGGATGCCCTCCGGGAATTTTCCCTTTCCTTACAACCCTGGCACAGAAGCTGACTTTTTTGACTTTAAACCCAATTAGCAAATGAAGTGAAGATGAGATCCCACAAGGTAAGTCAAACATGGCACAAACAGGGAGCCTCCTGCCACCCTGGAATATACTTACTGACAGAAGTCCAAGAGTAGCAAAAGTCACAAAAAAGTGCCTAGGGAGGGTAGactttagaaataatattttacaatgatttttttttcaggttataaaagtaacatatgttGCTCATAGAGATTTTGAGAAGTATAGacttaaagaagaaaatcatataATCCATAATCTAACTActattaattttgtttcatttctaagattttcttctattcttttgtatgtattttctttttctatagaaATGTTTGTAAAGCATTATATAAACTCTTGTTATAAAAAGAACTCTATAAAGTATAAAGGACtgtgtaaatctgctactcaagGAATCAAAATTATctggttgctttttaaaaatttagaaactcAGGCcctgtttcattccttttgaatcagaatctacattttcACATGAACCTCAGGAAATTCTTATGCACTGTTCTGATGAATATCCTTATTATTATTTCTCCCATTACTCTAATTTTTTAAtggatataaacattttaaagtatcTGAATATTTCTAAATTGCCTgccacagaaaaaaatacatatatacaagtTTTTCTGAGTGTCATTGTATTGCACCTTCACCAACAGTTACTGCAATTTTTCGTCTTTgccaatttgaaaaacaaaagaaaaaatcacatcTTTCATATTTAAATTAACAACCTTCAAGCAGAAATGTAGAGATTATAGATTTAACTTACACATTATAGTACAATTTCATATTGACTCCTGAAATCCCTcttaatttattgaaaataatattcttaattttaagaaTCTTCACCCTACAGGCATATAAATGTATGCTCCAAAACATCTATTATATTGAAAAGTAGGCAAGAATACAGTAGGCCTCAGTAAACattaataaaatcttttaaatcatttAGGCCAGTGATCAAAtacaaaacagaatgaagttgaaaaGAAAAGCCTGAAAAAATTGTACCTAGCACGTAACTaactattcaataaatggcatCTAAgtgacagataataaaaaatgatcTGAAGCCCTTGATGGACAGCAATCAAAAAAttaatgctgtttttaaaatgctttattaaaaatgttataaaacaaGTTATCTTTAATTGTGCAAGTACTGAAACTATACAAGATGAGTTTTCTAACCAGTGATTTTTCAGGGCAGAAATGCCAAGTCAACCTGTCATCTTAGAAGAAATATATGGAGAGAAAAACAATGAGGGATGAGAGAGTGAGAGGTTGATTAGTGGAATAAATAAAGAATTACAAGGAAAGAATAGGTTTCTCTACGGAATTTAGTTAGCTTTTCACTGGACTATAAGCTAAATAAGAAAGCAGAGCTTCAAACTCCGGTGATAGCACTGTGGTCTCTTACTGGCAAGGTTTATGAGATGAGATGGCTCCagggtgaaaagaaaaaaaaaaaaaaaaaaaaaaaactggccagCTCCTACTCTCAGAAGAGACAGTGGCATTGCACCCATCTTTTAGAATATGGGGAGCTCCAAAGAATGACCCACATTCAAAAGATGGGAGACCAAACATGTAAAAGGAAATTGATGTGACAGTGAAGTAAAATAGCAGCCAGCCATTTTATCTTATATAAGCTTAAATTCACAGACTTAGACAAATTATATCCCAGGCTGCAGAGAAATTTTACAGATGTGACTCCAAAACCATTACTGGTATCTTTAAAGAATTCTGGagaatttaaaaggaattttataaAAACTGAAGTGGAGAAGTTTTTTAATAGCACAAAGGAAAAGTCTAGAAGGTGgttctaaaaatttttaataaaaccatgtgtttcagaatattttcaacaATGTTTTCCAGAGATACAATGACATTTTCACTCCCTTTGTACCATTTATGTACCTTTAGCTTAGCTATCTGTCTTCAATTGATGATAATAATACACATTAACCTAGGAAGTGTTTTAGGTGACCTTACAAAGCATTTTGTCATGTTCTACCTAAGATTTTAATCAAAGACTTAGATGGAAcacacaacaaacatttatcaaatttgtagtcaaaaacagaaaagatagcTAATATTTTGAAGACCAATCCAAAGCCTAAGAGATCACACTTAGTGAAATATAATAATTAATTTCCTACCCTTCAAAATCAACTACATAGTATCAGATGGGTATGATCTGTTTTAAAGAAGTTCTCACAAACAACTCTAAAGGCTTTGGTAAAATACAAACTCTCACATTTTCAGAGGGGTATGAATAATCAAAGCAAGACAACCAGGATGGTGAGCAGCCTGAAAATCATGTCATTTTGTTGAATGACCTAAACCAAGAATGCTCAGTTTAAATAGAGAAGATTCAAGGAGGACATGAgcattttccttaaatatttttataggcTGCTGTGTACACTTATTCTGAGCATCAGTATCATATAGTGGAAAGAACATAGCACAGCCACTTACTGTATTTGTGAGTCTGCACTGTCTACTTAGCCTCATTTATCACCTCTGTAATTGTTGGAGGATTAAGGATAATGCATATTCAAAATCCTAACAGAATATCTGCACATGATAGCCACTTGGTAAGTATTAACTTTTCTTCCCTGAGACAGAAGTAAGAGCATGACAATAAATCAAGATGGGAAACTGACTCAGATGTCAAGAGAGAACAAGGAAGTTTATTACAACTTCTACAAGGAAAATTGTTCTGAAGGTGACACACTGCCTTCCTGCGTGATGAGCTCCTTGTCGCTGATATTCCAGCAGAAGCTATCTAACCACTAAGTAAGCTGGTGGCACAGAGGGATCTCACTGCTGGTGGAAGGACAGGTTAGACAACTTTAAAATCTCTTCCAGCTCCAAGATTCAGTGAGCTCAGATCacaaagaaaatgtaattttcaaaGTCCTATTCAAATCATGATTTCTCTAAGGCCGGTGAATGTGAGCAATACACTGTTGGAGGAAATGAGAGACCAGATGACAGTTTCTTTATCTCCTCCAGTGAACAGGAAAAACAGGTGAATAAGGGACAAAATTCAACTATTCCCTTAAGTATGTCCCTTTGACATAGTACACTGTCCTATGGGCTACAAGAACAAGTAGAGAACTCAGGGATGTAGTGGGAAAAGGGGGCAAAACATctaattggtaaaaaaaaaaaaattaaaaataatagaagtaATGCTAAAGGCACTGACAAATAGAATTATAACATCAAAAACGCAAAGAATCAGTTGCCTGAAACCCCCTTATATGTCTTCTCAGTGTCTATAATATTATTACCTGGtaacttttcttttctattcctctcttttcttctcctttcttttattttcaagaatATTCATTGTTGATCATTTATCTTGATTTTGTATGAATGGATGAGGGGTGATTTGCATGAAGTTATGATAGCCACAGAGGAGCTGAATATCACATATTGCAAAAGTCAGCTAAAAGTAGAATCTCTGCTCTGCTCTCCTCAATTCAGATAAGTTAATTGAGAGAAATCACctcttgtttttattagagaagttgtaggtttagagaacaatcatgtacaaaatacaggattcccatataccaccctattaataacaccttgcattgttgtggtatatttgttacaactgatgaaagcacatttttataatcatactTCTAACCATAGTATATGATTTAACTtaaggttcattgtttgtgttgtgcaattcaatgctggtttttttgtttgtttgtttgcttgtttttttcatttttattctaggaatCACTTTTTTAAACTATTGCCATAAAAAAATATCTGCAGCCAATCTCATTTTAGATGGCTGGTGACTACATTTAAGGATGGATTAAGAACAGCTCTTGAAGCTGAACTAAGTTGGGTAATGTTTGCATACTTTTTAACTATTCTTATTACAAAAATAAGATAGCcatgtaaaaaatgaaaaacaaagagggAAACCCATAATTCTTCATATGCGGGGTGATTTGAGGGAAATTGGAAGACCCCACCTCTTTCCGCTCAGGTAATGTGGTGATATCTACAGTAGTGATTCATTCATTAGTTCAGTGCAGTTTTTCCCTGAGAGGTGTGACATGGTAGAAACATTTTCACTAAGGGTCCTGTAACAAAGTGAGAAAACAGTAAACTAGGAGCCAAAAGAGCCTGGACTCCTGTCATGGCTCTCTCACTTACTGGTTTTTGGGGGCCTCAGACATTTAAACTCTTTGAGCCTTCATCTCCTCATTTATGAAACAGAGATAATAATCCTTGCTATGGTTCCCATATAGAGCAATTGAGAAAGTCAAAAAATGTAATATGTATCAGACAGAGGAGTTAACTTGTCCTAAAAATGATGCTTTTAAGCTGCCCTGCCAAAAGGAAGCTGCCCTCCTGCAAGGCTCCATGGAAATGAAATCAGCTATTGCCCAGTGCTTAAGACAATCACCTCCTGTGTCACTTTGGCTGATGTGGAGAATCCTGCTATTAGCCTGCCCTAAGCTGAAACTGCAAAGCTTAGACCTCAGACCCCCAATCACACCAGAAGAGCTGATGCCTAACTCCCCCCAGCCACAAACACTGAACCTGGATATAGGACTGGagtcaagttttcatcatcattttGAGATTATATCCTGGCCCCACAGACATCAGGGAAGAGTAAGTGCTTCCTAAATCATGCAACTAAGAAACCTCACACCAGCCCAAAGTTTGGGATACCCCACTTGGAACCTGAAGTCCTGTTTGCCAGATTGCTGTGCACTACTGTGATTACAACAAGCATAGGAGGCCTCTGACTGAGCTGGGTCCATGGGTCTCCCCAGTAAATGCTGCTCCAAAAGATCTGGTGTGCAGGCCATGGGGTCATGTGCCCTTGTGTATGTGATAGCAAGGAAACATGTTCAGAAACTGCTCAAGTCTTCCTGGATGTTGGAGGTTAAGATTATGCAGGAGtttattggatttttttccaGAGAAGTGATGTTGTTATGAAATGGGAAGAAAGATTTTGAGCTCTGAGCTTCTGAgttgagaaaggagaaaaaaagataagtgAGAAGGAATGACAGACTTCTACATTAAGCTTTAATCAAAGTCAAGGCCTAAAATTGAGATAagattctctctcttccttgtaTTCGAAAGAATAGTAATGATTTCTCCTGAGTTGTATAAACCACAAAAGCAAAGAacaccagagagaaaaaaaaaacagcatcagAAACCTGATTTCCACAAGGCCACATGTTTTGAAATCGTGTTTGTTGATGCTGCTCTATCCTGACTTCCACAGGGACTCCCACAGGGGAGAAGGGTGAGAATGGGACAGTGTCAGAAGAGATCACCCAGGAAGCTTTGCAGACTCAATACTGGGAGGCCTTAATGCAAACTACATTGAAGCCATCAGGCAAATGATCCTATCATTTAAGTCTGTAATATAATCCATGCCAGGGAAGAAGTCTGTAAGGAGAAAATGGGAGCTCTGGTGACTTTGCTGGGCTAAAACAAGCTTACAAAGAAGCTTTTCAAAAGTTCCAACTTTGGTGTGGTCTTAAGGGACTGGGGAGCCCTCTCCAAACTACTATCCCCctattcaaatatttatagacACATAcattcacatgcacacatgtatacacatgtaTCTGGCCTATCATGTGGCTAAAATTcctctggcaaaaaaaaaaaaaattattttgcatttgaaaTCAGTTTAATTTCTAAGATTAGCAAGGGAGTATGATATATAGCATAATAATTCCTGAACAATTTAAAATAGCTTATATTCTATAGCATTTCACAAATTATAGACTGCTTTTGCCTATATGATTTTATGTAATTGTCATGTCAGCCTTGCAATGTATGAATTATGATTCACATTTTACAGAGAAAGTAATTCACTCTCTGAGGTTGAGTTCTTTCCTGAGGAAATCCTGctcaggaagtggcagagcccagATCTATAAAGCCTCCAAAGTCTGAGCTCTGCCTCACCCATGGTTCCCAAACCCAGGCCAAAACCTGGTTTGAAATCCACATCTTTCAAAGGCTTTCCCATATGATTCTAACATCAAGGTCTATAGCCCACACACTACACATCCTACCtttaaaaatagagaatagaTACTGATAATGGTCTAGAAATGATTGCATAATGTAGCTAAGTTTTAACTTACTTAAAGTCGCTGTTACCCTGTGGTTATTTTCATATCTAGCTTCTTAAGccccatttccccttccatgTGACACTTAGGTGTTATGTAGTAAATTATGTTTTGTTCAGTAAATCTGCCattgttaatttatttatgtttgaaTTATCTTTGTAAAAGTTTACACCTCACTCTAGCTTTTGCCAATCACCTGACTATATTGTCTAAATCAGTGTTCTCCAAAGTGGGGTGCACCAGAAAACCCACTAAGGGATGCAGAAAGGaaatattcaaattattattattattttaattcaagaGAACATTTTTTCAAAAAGCTTTACCAAGATTTGCAGTCCTGATTGACAGTTGTTTATAATAGTCATATATAAAGGAATATACTCAACAACTTTATTGCTGGGTATCCAATCAAATTAtggaaaccactgatctagaTTCCCTCCCCATGCTTAGGGAAGTATGCCCCCTCTCCTGGGGAAGAATTGAGAGGCAATTCTTAGTATGTAATTTCTGCTGCAATCTTCACAGGACAGGAGGACATGAGCTCAGAGGCCAGAAATATTTCTCACACTGTGAGTGAGTTTATCCTCTTGGGTTTCCCTTGCCGCTGGGAAATACAAATCTTCCttttttccatattctttttGACTTACACCCTGACCCTCCTGGGAAACACGGCCATCATGTGTGCAGTGCGCTGGGATCGTCagctccacacccccatgtacatTCTGCTGGCCAacttctccttcctggagatCTGCTATGTCAATTCTGATGTGCCAAACATGCTGGCCAACTTTCTCTCCAAGACCAAAACCATCACCTTCACTCGATGCATCTTGCAGCTGTACTTCTTCTTCTCACTAGGCACGACCGAATGCTTATTTCTCTCCATCATGGCCTATGACCGATTCCTGGCAATCTGTCGCCCCCTGCAATACCCCACTGTCATGACTACTAAGTTCTGCAGCAGCCTCATCATCTTATGCTGGGTGTATGGTTTCCTCTGGTTTCTGTTCCCAGTGACACTTGTTACCCGGCTGTATTTTGTGGCCCTAATGTGATTGATGACTTTTTGTGTGACCTGGGTCCCCTGCTAGCCCTGGCTTCAGCCTGTGTCCCAATCCCAGGGACTGTTCTCATATGTGGCACCATGAGCTCCCTCCTCATCTTTGCCACCGTTTTCTACATCATTGGTTCATATACTCTGGTTTTGAGGGCTGTGATGCTATTGCCATCAGCTGCTGGCCGGAAgaaggccttctccacctgctcctcacACTTGGCTGTGGTGTTTCTATTCTACGGCTCTGTCATGCTGACATATGTGAGTCCTGGATCAGGACAAGCAGAGGGCATGCAGAAGTTCACTACTGTGTTCAGCTCTGTTTTGACCCCTTTTTTCAGCCCCATGATCTACAGCCTCTGGaataaagagatgaaggatgccTTGAACAAAGTTCTAGGAAGTTCCTAAAAATGGTCTGTGATGTTAGTGAATTGCAGATAAGTTCAGACTGTGAGCCACCTGTCCTTGAAGACTTAAGAAACCAGCAAGTGGATGTGAAGGAGGCAGactcggaaaaaaaaaaaagactttaaatccCATTGACCGCTCCTCACATATTGTGTGGTTTCACCTACCtgtaatcaataaaaaaatatttgggcGATTTCACAATCTTAATAAATGGTCTGCCCAATGCCTGTCTTCATAATTCCTTGACTTCCTTTACTCTGGTTACCTTTATCTCCTCTACATTTGCGTAAACTTAACTTGTTTTCCGCTAACACTTGGTATATGCTCCCTCAATCCTGCCCCTTAAAAATCCCTCATTCTTGCCAATGAAAGACTCTGACGTATTGCAACGTGGATAATACcaattcctcctcctcctttatcCTGTCCTGTGTGTCATATTCCATGTCCTCCTTTTCAGTGCTAATGGTTCCACATAAACTCCTCATCCTTTCTGTGTGTTCTAGGAAGGGAGAAGAGGGTGGAACAGAGCAAGTTAAAAGAAGATAAATTGAGATTCAGccattttattgaataaatgaccCTGGGATTGCTGCAAGCTTTTGGTTTATTTCCAGAGTTCTGGTAAGGTTTATTTGAacacttttgccagtgtttgtgttGCTTTTACAGAGGAGCAGATTTTTGGAAATCTGTATGTTGCCATTCTGGCAGCCCCACCCAAAACTTTTTACCGGTAGAAAACAATGACATGAGTTCTAAAGTACTTGAGTGTTATAGTAGAATTGTGGGCACAATGTTATAGCATAAAAGTCATAGCTAATTTGTCATGGAAAGATGATATATAGAAAGTAATACAAAGGAAGTGGCAGTTCAGTTAGAAcgataaagaaaaatagaacatcTGCAGACATCCACACAAGGAGAGCAGCCCATAAAATTACCCACAGTAATATTGGCTGAAAATAAATTTAGAGCAGTTGGAATTAACAGGCAGAAAAGAAAGGCTGAGCAACTAAAAATGAGTAAGAATACAAGTGGCCACATGTATCCAAGATCTTCTAGTAAAAGCGATCATTTATTTTAGTCTTCTAGGACCCTGAAGAGTAAGTTGAGATAAGCGGCCAGACTGTTCTAACTCTCCTTCTTTATCTTCGGTCCCAGCCACTTTTACTCTGTAAAGAGTATCAGGAACCAGTGAAGGAAGTAAGTatttataaaagaacaaatgctgGGAGTTAGACAGAGTAGGCCCCCCACAAGCCCTCTGAAGGGCCAGAAGATAACCTAGGCCTTATATCCAGTACCATTTCAAGTACGATTATGAGGTATGGCAAATTATTATTTAGTACCTGGTAAATTTCCTTTTCATGGAACTTCTCCAGGTGGCTATATCACTGGTGTCATCCAACTCTCCTTACTTTTTTCCCAAGCTATTACTGTATGTCTGCGTTTTGAAAGTTTACCTAATCCTAAACAGCACCTGAAGAATTACTGAAATACAGATGCTGAGTGTCATCCCAAACTTCCTAAAACAGAATCTCAGAATACAGCATGGGAATTTTTATTCATTCCAAGAACTTTTGCCTTTTAATTCACAAAATCTTGAACAATTATTTCACCTCTTGAGCATCaggtttttcatctgtaaaacggagTTAACAACAATGTCATAGTATTGCTGTGTGGATggaatgagataatacatgtaaagcacatagtaaatactcaatGAATTGAAGGTGTTTCACTATTATTAATCTTAACCCAAAGAAATTATAACAGTGGAATTTTGGATAACACAACTATTAGGGAATAAGGCcgatattttggagaaaaaatgtttttaccaaaaaggaaggaagtataGAAGGGGCACCTCCCAAATCTGGGTTTGCTGCCTGGCGTGGCCAGTGGAAGTCACACCGAAAAaggctgaggaggaaaagagggtttatttccACCAGCGGGGGTATCAGGGGAAGATTTTTCAAATCAGTCTCTCcgaagtgatttttcaattggctttcatacccatcagagacaaagagagataatcattttagttaacaaGTAACAGAGGTTTGGAACTTTCCTACTTCCTTCAGGAATTAGGTGCCTCCATGTGTGTCTAGGGAGATAGACGAAAAGGCTTTATTCATTGCTTGGCGGTCTGGAGACCATAGAAGAAAGTTTATTCAAATCTGGATGcagaatttatatttacatattgctGCACACTTCGTATTTATATTTTGTTGCTTTGTAAGACCAAGTGTTCTCACTCCCTgcctacttcccattttaaagttccatttaaaagctgttttaaagattacattttaaggctactttacaatttcctgcttgcttacagttttaagattatatttgaaaaatcactgttacagaaggaaagaaggagagaggggtcaggggtgtgagggagggaggaaaagaaaagatagtgGCCTTACCAAGCCATTGAGTGAATCAagaggagagagaatgaaaaCTCTGGTGTCATAGCTCTAAAACTGACAAATAAGAAAGTCCAAAATTTGAAGATAGACTCAAAACATGAATACAATTGAATGTGAGAGATtaggaagaataagaaaaatctaCTCATCCAGCTAAACTGGTGTTGCTGTAGTGTTTACAACATCATAAAAGTAAGCTTTTAATAGAACCAAAATTACAATCTGCTCTAAGAATAGCATGAAATGATGTGATCATCGTGGGACAACCTGGGTCCCAAGAGCCAATTAGTGGGCTCCTAAGGAAAGGAAACATTTGGGATACAACTGGCAATCTTCCCTTATAATGTCCCAATTTTAGAACCCACAGGGGGCTATATCCCTTCAGATGAATAAGACATAAGTTTCAGAACAAGACAGATACGTCTTTGTCATGTAGCAAATACACTAATTTCTCTCCAGACCAATACCGTGTACCCAGCAATGTAAGCCCCTCTCT
The Choloepus didactylus isolate mChoDid1 chromosome 4, mChoDid1.pri, whole genome shotgun sequence DNA segment above includes these coding regions:
- the LOC119532218 gene encoding LOW QUALITY PROTEIN: olfactory receptor 11H6-like (The sequence of the model RefSeq protein was modified relative to this genomic sequence to represent the inferred CDS: inserted 1 base in 1 codon), with the translated sequence MSSEARNISHTVSEFILLGFPCRWEIQIFLFSIFFLTYTLTLLGNTAIMCAVRWDRQLHTPMYILLANFSFLEICYVNSDVPNMLANFLSKTKTITFTRCILQLYFFFSLGTTECLFLSIMAYDRFLAICRPLQYPTVMTTKFCSSLIILCWVYGFLWFLFPVTLVTRLXFCGPNVIDDFLCDLGPLLALASACVPIPGTVLICGTMSSLLIFATVFYIIGSYTLVLRAVMLLPSAAGRKKAFSTCSSHLAVVFLFYGSVMLTYVSPGSGQAEGMQKFTTVFSSVLTPFFSPMIYSLWNKEMKDALNKVLGSS